The Candidatus Limnocylindrales bacterium genomic interval GACGGCGGCGCTGCGAACGTACTGGCCCTTGGCGCTGGCCGGCTTGGCACGGATGACGTTGGCGATGACCGCGCGAGCATTCTCGAGCAGCCTCTCGGCCCCGAAGGAGACCTTGCCGACGCCGACCTGCACGATGCCCGCCTTTTCGACGCGGAACTCGACCTGACCGGCCTTGAGCTCGCGCACCACGCGCCCGACGTCCATGGTCACCGTGCCGACCTTGGGATTCGGCATCAGGCCGCGCGGGCCGAGAATCTTTCCGATGCGGCCGACGGCACCCATCATGTCGGGCGTGGCCACGGCGCGGTCGAAGTCGGTCCAGCCTTCGTCGCGGATCTTGTTGACCAGGTCATCGGCTCCCACGAAGTCGGCGCCCGCCTCCTCGGCTTCCTTGGCCTTCTCGCCCTTGGCGAATACGGCCACACGCACGGTCTTGCCGGTGCCGTGCGGCAGGGAGACCGTGCCGCGCACGTTCTGGTCGGCGTGGCGCGGGTCCACGCCCAGTCGCATGGCCAGCTCGACGGTCTCGTCGAACTTGGCGCCCGAGCCGGCCGCCACCAGCCTGAAGGCCTCCTCGATCGTGTACAGCTTGTCGGCCGTGACGGCCTCGGCCGCTTTCCTGTAGCGCTTTCCTCGCTTCATCTGCGTGATCCTCTCGCCGGCGCCGCCGGCCTCAGCCCTCGACCGTGATGCCCATGCTGCGGGCGGTGCCTTCGATGATCTTGACCGCGGCGTCCACGTCGTTGGCATTGAGATCGGCCAGCTTCTGCTCGGCAATCTGCCGCACCTGGCTCTTGGTGACCCTGCCGACCTTGTTCTTGTTGGGCTCGGCCGACCCCTTCTGCAGCCCCGCCGCCTTCATCAGCAGCATCGATGCAGGAGGAGTCTTGGTGACGAACGTGAACGAGCGGTCGGAGTACACGGTGATGATCACCGGCACGATGACGTCGCCCATGGCCTGCGTGGCGGCATTGAACGCCTTGCAGAATTCCATGATGTTCACGCCGCGCTGACCGAGCGCCGGGCCCACGGGCGGGCTCGGGTTGGCCTTGCCGGACGGAATCTGAAGCTTGACCTGATCGACGACCTTCTTCGCCATTTCCCTTGCCGCCTACATCTTCTCGACTTGGACGAGCTCCATCTCCACGGACGTGCTGCGTCCGAAGATGGAGATCGCGACTTTGAGTGTCCCTTTCTCGGGACGGATTTCCTCGACGACGCCGCTGAAGTCCGCGAACGGTCCGTCGATGACCTTGACCTGCTCTCCGACCTCGAAAGAAACCTTGGCCTTGGGCCGCGCCGCTCCTTCCTGCAGCTGCGCCCGCATCTTCCCGACCTCTTCCTCGGGAACCGGCGGGGGATTGGTCGCGCCGCCGACGAACCCCGTGACCTTGGGCGTGCTCGTGACCACGTGCCAGGTCTCGTTGTTCAGCTCCATCTGCACGAGCACGTAGCCAGGAAAGAGGTTGCGCGTGGCCGTGCGCTTCTTGCCCTTGACCAGCTCGACGACCTGTTCGGACGGCACCAGGATGTCGCCGAACTTGTCCTCCTGCCCGAAGGCGTGGATGCGCTCCTCGAGCTGACGCTTCACGCTCTGCTCGTAGCCGGAGTACGTGTGCACCACGTACCACTGCTTCTCCTGCTTCTCGGCAACTGCTTCCGGCATGGCCATCCTCAGAACACGAGCCGCATGGCGAGCGAGATCAGATAGTCGATCATGCCGAGATAAAGCGACACGAAGGCCACGACGACGAGCACGACCCAGGTGAACGCCATCGTCTCCTTGCGCGACGGCCAGTAGACGCGCTTCAGCTCCGCGATCGCCTCGTTGACGAAGTCGCGAGCCTGCTGGAACTTGCCGGGGCCCGAGGCCGCCGGAACGCCGCCCTTGCTGGTCGTGGCCGCCTTGTTCGTGCCCGCGGCGTCGCCGCCCTTGGCCACGCGCGAGCCCGTAGCCTCGCCGCTCACTGCACTGTCTGCGCCGCGCGA includes:
- the rplK gene encoding 50S ribosomal protein L11, yielding MAKKVVDQVKLQIPSGKANPSPPVGPALGQRGVNIMEFCKAFNAATQAMGDVIVPVIITVYSDRSFTFVTKTPPASMLLMKAAGLQKGSAEPNKNKVGRVTKSQVRQIAEQKLADLNANDVDAAVKIIEGTARSMGITVEG
- the secE gene encoding preprotein translocase subunit SecE produces the protein MSGEATGSRVAKGGDAAGTNKAATTSKGGVPAASGPGKFQQARDFVNEAIAELKRVYWPSRKETMAFTWVVLVVVAFVSLYLGMIDYLISLAMRLVF
- the rplA gene encoding 50S ribosomal protein L1, producing the protein MKRGKRYRKAAEAVTADKLYTIEEAFRLVAAGSGAKFDETVELAMRLGVDPRHADQNVRGTVSLPHGTGKTVRVAVFAKGEKAKEAEEAGADFVGADDLVNKIRDEGWTDFDRAVATPDMMGAVGRIGKILGPRGLMPNPKVGTVTMDVGRVVRELKAGQVEFRVEKAGIVQVGVGKVSFGAERLLENARAVIANVIRAKPASAKGQYVRSAAVSSTMGPGIALDTNEFKTAG
- the nusG gene encoding transcription termination/antitermination protein NusG translates to MPEAVAEKQEKQWYVVHTYSGYEQSVKRQLEERIHAFGQEDKFGDILVPSEQVVELVKGKKRTATRNLFPGYVLVQMELNNETWHVVTSTPKVTGFVGGATNPPPVPEEEVGKMRAQLQEGAARPKAKVSFEVGEQVKVIDGPFADFSGVVEEIRPEKGTLKVAISIFGRSTSVEMELVQVEKM